The following are from one region of the Cloacibacterium sp. TD35 genome:
- a CDS encoding lysophospholipid acyltransferase family protein has translation MAKKSIFTDSFGNIYFLKRFIIFILGMISYRRFNGFNKLKITGTEHLVNLPKTNVLFVSNHQTYFADVAAMYHVFCAVNNGYMNTIKNPVYLLNPKVDFYYVAAEETMNKGILARIFKLAGAVTVKRTWRAEGKNVHRMVDLREVENIMKALDNGWVISFPQGTTSAFAQGRKGTAKLIQQQRSIVIPIKINGFRRAFDKKGLRIKVTGVEPTMQFKAPLDIDYDNEKAEDILKKIMHAIEQTPEHNVLHDYDKEYQERKKQEKKDE, from the coding sequence ATGGCGAAGAAAAGCATTTTTACAGATTCTTTCGGGAATATTTACTTTTTAAAAAGATTTATCATCTTCATCTTGGGAATGATTTCCTACAGAAGATTTAATGGGTTCAACAAACTGAAAATTACAGGAACCGAGCATTTGGTAAACCTCCCGAAAACCAATGTATTATTCGTATCCAATCACCAAACGTATTTTGCTGATGTAGCGGCAATGTACCACGTTTTCTGTGCCGTAAATAATGGATATATGAACACCATCAAAAATCCTGTTTACCTGCTCAATCCAAAAGTAGATTTCTACTACGTAGCCGCAGAAGAAACCATGAATAAAGGGATTTTGGCAAGAATTTTTAAATTGGCGGGTGCAGTTACGGTAAAAAGAACTTGGCGCGCCGAAGGCAAAAACGTGCACAGAATGGTAGATTTAAGAGAAGTAGAAAACATTATGAAAGCGCTAGATAATGGTTGGGTAATTTCGTTTCCTCAAGGAACTACTTCTGCTTTTGCACAAGGTAGAAAAGGAACTGCTAAACTCATTCAGCAACAGCGTTCTATCGTTATTCCTATCAAAATCAATGGTTTCCGTAGAGCTTTTGACAAAAAAGGATTGAGAATAAAAGTGACGGGTGTAGAACCAACTATGCAATTTAAAGCTCCACTGGACATAGATTACGACAACGAAAAAGCAGAAGATATTCTGAAAAAAATTATGCACGCCATCGAGCAAACACCTGAGCATAATGTGCTTCACGATTACGACAAAGAATATCAGGAGCGCAAAAAACAAGAGAAAAAAGACGAGTAA
- a CDS encoding UDP-N-acetylmuramate--L-alanine ligase has protein sequence MNIHFIAIGGAAMHNLAIALKNKGYQITGSDDAIFEPSLSQLQKNGLLPESLGWFTEKISENLDAVILGMHAKKDNPELLKAQELGIKIYSYPEFLYEQSKEKTRVVIAGSHGKTTITSMVLHALQYHHFDTDFMVGAPLDGFECMVKISSENDFIIFEGDEYLSSPIDSSPKFLHYHPNIALISGISWDHINVFKTEEEYVDAFRNFIKNITSGGILVYNEEDETVVKLVDEAENYFRKMPYKTPNYETKNGKTSVETEMGQIPLKIFGKHNLLNLEGARLICNQLGILDEDFYEAMMSFSGASKRLEKVKRNDDIILYRDFAHAPSKVKASVEAFAEQFPAMNKVGFLELHTYSSLNPAFLPKYKNTLAKLDEAIVFYDLEALHIKNMSPISPELIKESFGKENLQVFTNVDDLKNFWQNLEKSNSAFLMMSSGNLGGISLTEN, from the coding sequence ATGAACATTCATTTCATTGCGATTGGCGGTGCTGCGATGCACAATCTTGCCATAGCTCTCAAAAATAAAGGTTACCAAATCACAGGTTCAGATGATGCTATTTTTGAACCTTCTCTTTCTCAATTGCAAAAAAACGGACTTCTTCCTGAAAGTTTAGGTTGGTTTACTGAGAAAATTTCTGAAAATCTAGACGCTGTCATTCTAGGAATGCACGCCAAAAAAGATAATCCAGAACTCTTGAAAGCCCAAGAACTAGGCATTAAAATCTATTCTTATCCGGAATTTCTGTACGAGCAGAGCAAAGAAAAAACCAGAGTGGTGATTGCAGGTTCTCACGGGAAAACTACCATTACTTCGATGGTTCTTCATGCTTTACAATACCATCATTTTGACACAGATTTTATGGTGGGAGCGCCGTTAGATGGTTTTGAGTGCATGGTGAAAATTTCTTCGGAAAATGATTTTATTATCTTTGAAGGAGATGAATATCTTTCTTCGCCGATAGATTCTAGTCCGAAATTCTTGCATTATCATCCGAATATTGCTTTGATTTCTGGGATTTCTTGGGATCACATCAATGTTTTCAAAACTGAGGAAGAATATGTAGACGCTTTCAGAAATTTCATTAAAAACATTACTTCTGGTGGAATTCTGGTGTACAATGAAGAAGATGAAACCGTAGTAAAACTGGTAGACGAAGCGGAGAATTATTTCAGAAAAATGCCTTACAAAACGCCCAACTACGAAACCAAAAACGGTAAAACTTCAGTAGAGACAGAAATGGGGCAAATTCCGCTTAAAATTTTCGGAAAGCACAATTTACTGAATTTAGAAGGAGCAAGGCTTATTTGTAATCAATTGGGCATTCTAGACGAAGATTTCTACGAAGCTATGATGAGTTTCTCTGGCGCATCAAAACGTTTAGAAAAGGTGAAAAGAAATGACGACATCATCTTGTACAGAGATTTTGCACATGCTCCGAGCAAAGTAAAAGCATCTGTAGAAGCTTTTGCAGAACAATTTCCTGCGATGAATAAAGTAGGTTTTCTAGAACTCCACACCTACTCTTCTCTTAATCCAGCATTTTTGCCAAAATATAAAAATACTTTAGCCAAACTCGATGAAGCGATTGTTTTTTATGATTTGGAGGCTTTACACATCAAAAACATGTCGCCTATTTCGCCTGAGTTGATTAAAGAATCTTTCGGGAAAGAAAATTTACAGGTTTTTACCAATGTGGATGATTTGAAAAATTTTTGGCAAAATCTAGAAAAATCAAATTCTGCTTTCCTGATGATGAGTAGCGGAAATCTTGGCGGAATTTCTTTGACCGAAAACTAA
- a CDS encoding homogentisate 1,2-dioxygenase, with the protein MRYITLGKIPQKRHTIFKSEEGNFYYEQLFGTEGFHGISSLLYHIHRPTQIKSIGSPKDVTPKIAVDRNITPRMFKGVQVTPENDYLESRKVLLLNNDLKMGLAKPKKSTDYFYKNAECDELLFVHEGKGTLKTFVGNLDFEKGDYLIIPRGTIYQVDLETTENVFFFLEAHSPIYTPKRYRNEFGQLLEHSPFCERDIIAPTFVEPKDEKGEFLIKVKKENLIWDFIYATHPFDVVGWDGYFYPYKFNIKNFEPITGRVHLPPPIHQNFEAHNFVICSFVARMYDYHPQAIPAPYNHSNIDSDEVLFYTEGDFMSRNHIDLIDFTLHPGGIVHGPHPGAMERSIGKKFTEEYAVMIDPFRPLKITEEAMKVEDKSYATSWLDTEENYLHDRSQE; encoded by the coding sequence ATGAGATACATCACATTAGGAAAAATTCCGCAAAAAAGGCATACCATTTTTAAATCCGAGGAAGGGAATTTCTATTACGAACAGCTTTTTGGGACTGAAGGTTTTCACGGAATCTCTTCGTTACTGTATCATATTCACAGACCTACACAGATTAAATCTATTGGTTCGCCAAAAGATGTTACTCCAAAAATTGCTGTAGACAGAAACATTACTCCAAGAATGTTTAAAGGTGTACAAGTAACTCCCGAAAATGATTATTTAGAAAGTAGAAAAGTTTTGTTGTTAAACAACGATTTAAAAATGGGCTTAGCAAAGCCTAAAAAATCTACAGATTATTTTTATAAAAATGCAGAATGTGATGAACTGCTTTTCGTACACGAAGGAAAAGGCACACTGAAAACCTTTGTAGGTAATTTAGACTTCGAAAAAGGAGATTACCTTATCATTCCAAGAGGAACTATTTATCAAGTAGATTTAGAAACTACAGAAAATGTTTTTTTCTTTTTAGAAGCACATTCACCAATTTATACGCCAAAAAGATACAGAAATGAGTTTGGGCAATTGCTGGAACATTCACCTTTTTGCGAAAGAGATATTATCGCACCCACTTTTGTAGAACCCAAAGACGAAAAAGGAGAATTTCTGATTAAAGTAAAAAAAGAAAACTTGATTTGGGATTTTATTTACGCTACACATCCTTTTGATGTGGTAGGTTGGGACGGTTATTTCTATCCTTATAAATTCAACATCAAAAATTTTGAACCGATTACTGGAAGAGTGCATTTACCACCACCCATTCATCAGAATTTTGAAGCACATAATTTTGTGATTTGTTCTTTTGTGGCAAGAATGTACGATTATCATCCTCAAGCGATTCCTGCACCTTATAACCACTCCAATATAGATTCAGACGAGGTTCTTTTTTACACTGAAGGAGATTTTATGAGCAGAAATCATATTGACTTAATAGACTTTACCCTTCATCCTGGCGGAATTGTTCACGGACCTCATCCTGGCGCGATGGAAAGAAGCATTGGCAAAAAATTCACCGAAGAATATGCGGTAATGATAGATCCTTTCAGACCACTTAAAATTACAGAAGAAGCGATGAAAGTGGAAGATAAATCATACGCTACCAGTTGGTTAGACACCGAAGAAAATTATTTACACGACAGAAGTCAAGAGTAA
- a CDS encoding NUDIX hydrolase, with the protein MQNSLEILLQQLQDAELGGFDAQKIYAPPYRSLLTQEEILAKNPKYAAVNILLYPKNGEWYFPLIHRTHNENDRHSGQISLPGGKKDDTDADFAETAIRETWEEIGVTMSQIKIVRELSPIYIPPSNFFVYAFLSYTENWPDFNHQQTEVQEILEVPLSVIRDLPKPPLTMELPRTNGYKVPYFDFQNHKIWGATSMILSELNELLKNV; encoded by the coding sequence ATGCAAAATTCTTTAGAAATACTATTACAGCAGTTGCAAGATGCAGAGTTGGGCGGTTTTGATGCGCAAAAAATCTATGCACCACCTTATCGTTCTCTACTCACGCAAGAAGAAATTTTGGCTAAAAATCCTAAATACGCCGCCGTCAATATTTTACTGTATCCCAAAAACGGAGAATGGTACTTTCCGCTCATTCACAGAACACATAATGAGAATGATAGACATTCTGGGCAGATTTCGCTTCCTGGTGGTAAAAAAGATGACACCGATGCAGATTTTGCAGAAACCGCCATCAGAGAAACTTGGGAAGAAATAGGCGTTACCATGTCTCAAATCAAAATCGTGAGAGAACTCTCCCCTATTTATATTCCGCCAAGTAATTTTTTCGTGTATGCTTTTTTGTCTTACACCGAAAATTGGCCAGATTTTAATCATCAGCAAACCGAAGTTCAAGAAATTCTAGAAGTTCCGCTTTCCGTGATTCGAGATTTACCAAAACCACCTCTAACCATGGAATTACCAAGAACTAATGGATATAAAGTGCCTTATTTTGATTTCCAAAACCACAAAATTTGGGGTGCCACTTCTATGATTTTGAGTGAATTGAACGAGTTGCTAAAAAATGTTTAA
- a CDS encoding CBS domain-containing protein — MRTIKHILDRKSRELAIIEPEKTVFEALKLMADKNIGSVIVMDGTRYLGILSERNYARQVVLLNKSSKQLPVREIMRTDLPKLSKNDPIEKCMEIMTQLNVRYLPVVENETLIGLISVKDLLDEVLLHQKDVIENLTHYINT, encoded by the coding sequence ATGAGAACTATAAAACACATTCTTGATAGAAAATCAAGAGAACTCGCCATCATCGAACCTGAAAAAACCGTTTTCGAAGCTTTAAAATTAATGGCAGACAAAAACATAGGCTCTGTTATTGTAATGGATGGAACACGATATCTCGGCATTCTTTCGGAGAGAAATTACGCTCGCCAAGTTGTTCTCCTCAACAAAAGTTCTAAGCAACTTCCGGTAAGAGAAATTATGAGAACAGACCTCCCAAAACTTTCTAAAAATGACCCCATCGAAAAATGTATGGAAATCATGACTCAACTCAATGTGAGATATTTGCCAGTGGTAGAAAATGAAACACTCATCGGTCTAATTTCTGTAAAAGACCTTCTAGACGAGGTTTTATTGCACCAAAAAGACGTCATCGAAAATCTTACCCACTATATCAACACTTAA